Genomic window (Nymphaea colorata isolate Beijing-Zhang1983 chromosome 1, ASM883128v2, whole genome shotgun sequence):
GTCCCATAATGTACATgcttccaaaatccaaagtaTATGGCTGTAGTGAGTTAAGGCATCTTCACCTAGAGTTTCAGCTTGACCATTTGTGACCATCCTTGATGCTTATTTTCCATTTGAGGAAGTTTCATAAACGTTTTGCcttattcattttgatttgatttgctTACTTCTACACAAATTTAAGAAGAATCATCTGACTCTTAAGAGATTAGTCATGCTAattatgggatcaatttttatataactTGCTGCATGTCTTCCTTTCGTTCTCATTCATTCAGGTCAATCTGGCAGGTAGCTGCTTCGATagaaactttttaatttttccaccCATTAGTTTTTCTTCACTTTTGTAGCTTGTACTAATTGCTGAAATTTAGTTGACTATAATACTTGTAAGAAAACCATTTATGGATGTGCATAAAtgcataatttttgtttgatggGATTACAACATGCTTCCAACCTGTCTTATTTAACCTAAGACACAAATACTATTGCCGTtcaattataaatttttattctgtttttctGCTATCCTATTTCCATTTTTATAAGTTCTTTCACAAATCAATGATTAAACTGTTCTTTTGGCATGCACGACCTTAAATTGTGAGCATCTCCTTGTGGCAGAACAATTTAGAGGACATATATAGCCTTCTTCGATTTTTGAGGGTGGAGCCCTGGCGGAGCTGGGGATGGTAAGATTTTGCTTATTGTTAAAGcaaataattaataatatattGAATACTTTATAGTTTATTCTTGCTTGCAGTAATACAGGTAATATTGGAAACCTTTGTTAGTTTAGAGTCAGACTGAGCTGTTTATGGAAAAGCCACTTATTGGCTGTAAAGAGCTGCCAACATTTTGTTAATTGCATTCAATGTGGTCGTaacctttataaaaaaagatacataaTAAGGGAAGTAGTAGAATCAATAAGCAGGTCGGGTCCGTTCCATGATAATGGGTCGGGTCTTGTTAAGTCGTCCAACCTGTAATCACGACGATACATATTTGGGATGGTGACTCGAGGTCAGTTATCTAAGTAATGAAGGTGATGGCATTGTTGGAACATTATCCACACCAAAGGGTGACTCAAACCAACAAAGTTGCCACCTGCATGCTATGCTTCTGTTGGTCACAGCTGctgcttatttatttatcacCTATCATGGGGGCCATAATACTTGTGGTTTTGGGACTGTTGTTGCTTCATGCCAATGAATTTGCCTATGGATGTTTTTAATTTACGAAGTGATTATGTAAAagttattttgcatttttcaacTTGTTGATTTCTAGTCTacctatttgaattgtttgTCGTTGTTTAAGGTGGAATAGACTTATTCAAAAGCCTTTTGAAGAAGGTGATGAGCGTGGTTTGAAGCTAGTCCAATCTATATTAAGGCCAATAATGTTAAGAAGAACAAAGTGTAGCACTGACAAAGAAGGAAGGTTTGGCATTGTTCAATTGTTGCCTGTTGAAGAATTTCCTGCATTTTCTCTTAactttcttccctttctttctcagGCCAATCCTAGTTCTTCCCCCAGCTGATGTTCAGGTGATCTATTGTGAACTTACAGAAGCTGAAAGGGACTTCTATGAGGCCTTATTCAAAAGGTCAAAGgtaacatatttttcatttcctccttggtttttaatttttagatttGTCTTTTCTTGCCTCTTTTATGTGATGCTACTTCGTTCTTGTCAGGTCAAGTTTGACCAGTTTGTGCAACAAGGGCGGGTTCTTCATAATTATGCCTCCATTCTCGAGTTACTCCTGCGACTTCGCCAATGCTGTGATCATCCTTTTCTTGTGATGAGGTTAGCTTAAGCTATCTATGTTTTACAGAAATGTTTCTGTGATAATTGTGTTCGTCTTTTGTCTTCTTGTTGAGAGTAGGACAATAATATCTCTTTTGGTAGGCAATTGCATTTTTTGAACAATAGACAATGCttattttatttgtcttttGGAGGttgcggtttttttttttcagaaaagggCATCATGTTCTTTTATATTGCTTGCATATCTATGGTTTATTTTTACCTGCTGGGGTTGAGTGTTGCCCTAAAAGTATGAGGCAGAGAAATTCACCAATAAAGGCTTCTTCCTGTTGTTTGGCTTGTAAATTCCTCCTGCATCATGTTTTTTGTTctgatattaatttttgagtttttctccCCGGACAGTTGACCGATTTATGTTGGTAAGTAATGCAGAGGAACACAAGTTAATTTCACTTCAGTGGCTTGTATGTTTAGGCTTATATGCATCTATTCCTGAATCCTATGTTTCAACTTCCAATATATATTACCATCGATTATCTTTACTCCACTTCTTCCCCATTTGGTTAAAAATAGTTGTggtgaaaaaaaatgtgcttGTTCCTTTGATTTTTGTATGGACATGAAACTCGAACATGTTTGTCTGTTGGCCTCTTAGTGTCCATCTAAAGATGTTTCCCTGTGGCATCTGCTGTCAATTAAAGCTAAACCTAGAAATAAACTAGCAAAAGGCAAAGAAGTTTGGGAGATTTATAACATGGTTTGTTTCCAAGAAATAATGGTCCTTCTGCATTTGCAGCCGTGGTGATACACAAGATTTCACCGACTTAAACAAACTAGCAAGACGCTTCATGAAGGGCAGCCAAGATGATTTGGATGGTGAATCTAGTTCAGCACCACCCAAAGCTTTTGTCCAGGAAGTCATAGAAGAACTACGAAAAGGTGAACAAGGAGAATGCCCTATTTGCCTTGAGGCCTTTGAAGATGCTGTACTTACACCTTGTGCTCACCGCCTATGTCGAGAATGTCTTTTGGCAAGTTGGCGAAGTGCCATGTCTGGTCTTTGCCCTGTTTGCAGGTACATTTTGACATGATTGGCCTTAACAATTTTTGGTGTCTTGGCAGCAACCTGACCAAATGCTTTCCATTTGGATGCAGGAAAAACATAAATAGGCAAGGCCTCATTACCGCCCCTACAGAGAGCCGATTTCGTGTTGATGTTGAGAGGAACTGGATAGAATCTTCAAAAGTTTCGATTCTTCTGAATGAGTTGGAAAGGCTTCACTCTTTAGGATCTAAGAGCATTGTTTTCAGCCAGTGGACTGCTTTCCTTGATCTTCTACAGATTGCTTTTTCTAGGTTACATCTGCCTATCCATTTCATGCACTGTTGCCTTCTGAGGAACCTGTGCCATATTTCTTGATTAAGATGAAGCTATGGTTTTTGTACCATGAATTGTTATCAATTGGAGATCATTGTTTCATGACCTTGTTTAGATGTATTGTTTTTGTCTAGTattattttccaatattttGTCATTGTTAGTTGACAAAGCTGAAGTTTCTTGAAATTTACGTCTTAGGTTTTCTTGTTGACTTGCTAATGGTGGAACTGTTGCAGTATGGATCTTCAAAAGATGCTTTAGGATACCGTTCTTACTTAGCAAATGGCCCCAATCCCTTATTTTTGCTGATAATCCTTTTTAACATTGTTGTGGTCACTTTTTGTTTGTGTCTGGTTTTTTGGAGCAACCTTCTCacgattttattttatttttattatctgATTCAATTTTTGCTATTTTCTAGGAGAAATTTACCATTTATTCGTCTAGATGGCACCTTAAACCAGCAACAACGGGAGAAAGTTATCAAGAAgttttctgaagaaaatgatgcaTTAGTACGTTAATGTGACTTTTGTCTTGCTAGTGCCTAGGAGTATCGGTTCAGGCACCTCCTGACTTTCTTATTACATCTTTCAGGTGTTGTTGATGTCCTTGAAGGCTGGAGGTGTAGGAGTTAATCTTACAGCAGCATCTAATGCTTTTCTGTTGGTATGTACCCTCAATTCGGTGGTTAAattgtgtgtatgtgcatgcaaGTGTCTGTGCATATGTGTGCCTATAAAAACTAGTTGGTTTGTGACTTTGTTTTAATGAAGTTGCAGGCAAACTATTTTAGAATACATGGTCAACCATTTTTGAAACCCTTGAACCCACTTATGGACACATGGTTTGGGAGAAACGATTTCCCACCAAATGAACCATGTGATCACATATGCTGCAACCAATTGCAAAAGTTGCAAAGTTCTTCTATATGATTCTTCTCGGAACTTCAACGCATGCAAGTGTGATGCTGTTACTTGATGTTTCAGCATTTTCAGTCACTGTGCTTGTATGCATGTGGGCTGAGGCAATTGGTAGCTTCAAGGGCAAGCACCATTTATTCCGGTGAAATGTATCCTATGATGTTGCATGCCATAAGCTGCAGAACTATAAGGAAGGAGTTCATGCTAAGTGAATGTTGGGAAGCTGTCACCAGCTTATGGGGCATGCAACTGAATGGAACTTACAATAGTAACTGTTGTGGGCATTTGCTTGCGCTGACGTTTCTGCTCAGGCTGTTTGTATCTATCACTGTAAGCTTTGTTGCTTTGTCTGGTGAAACATATGCACTACATATACTCAGCTGCATAGAGTTTCTGAAAAATGCTGATAAGAGTAGGGAGTTTGGGTCTAACCTGCCAGTTCAGTGGTCTTGAAATTTATTTGGTGTTCAGTAGTATGCAATGTATCTTGCAGGATCCATGGTGGAACCCAGCAGTGGAGGAGCAGGCTGTCATGCGCATACATCGCATAGGTCAAACAAAGAACGTTACCATCCGGAAGTTCATAGTTAAGGTAGATTTGTGAAAGTAATTATAAATATCTTTTTGCAATCGGTGAAACATTTGGACCTAAATCTCCTATATTTTATTTGTGCCACCTGAAAACAAAGCACCTTGGTTGCAGGGAACAGTTGAGGAAAGGATGGAAGCAGTGCAAGCCAGGAAACAGCGGATGATCTCTGGGGCCCTAACTGATCAAGAAGTTCGGAATGCTCGCATAGAGGAGCTGAAGATGCTTTTCACATGAGGAAGATGGTGATTGGTAAAATTGGAGTATTTTGGACGTTGTTGCTGAATCGAACCTTCGAAGACTGAGGACTTCGGAGGCGCTCTTTTTGGGACCTCAGTCTGTGGTTGGCAAGGGAATGTAGCAGAAAGCAAGTATGGATCATCAGGCAGGTGGACGGCTTTTTGGTGCACGATGGTTTGGTTCTCTGTGTCATCACTTTGTAGCTCTTTTTATTATTCTTCTTCAATTGAAGCCAAAGATGCCTTGCTTGAAATGGGAAAAGCAAGCATATTTTCCTGGTGTACAGaagctggaaaaaaaaattgaaggataATATTTGTTCTAAGTTCCTTTGCCGAGCTGCTGGCTTGATAGGTTGGCAGCGTCGTTAAAAGTGAAAGGCTCTCCATTGCATGTTCATTTCTTTACTGTCCGTCTAATAGAAATTTATACATTGAAGGGATGCCTCCTTTACAAAGGCCGTCCGTTCCAATGGGTATCCATGTCGAGAAAAGGCAGAATTTTGTTAGTTGCTTTTTTAGCTCATTTCTCCAACTAGTTTTGGTTCTTTTCCCATTTCAACTACTTGCATGACCTAGATTAATCCACAGTAAAGGGTGAAAATGGGCGAAAAACAATGCCGTATTCAAGGTGAGCTCGTGTGGTCTTCCGAATGGAGAGGATAGTTTATGATCGACCCGTTCGTATCCAAAGAAAAGACATACATGTCATGGACTAGACAAGGAGAGCGGCCCAATACTCAGTCACCGTTACTTGGGTCTCCCATACGTACGTCGACTACCCATTGATGGTCATGGAGGCGAAATGTTTCTGCAACGTCCCAGCGAATTAGAAGGAATTAGCTGAAGCCAATTCCTAATTAGTCTCATATACAAAATAATGTACCGTCGCCTAGACGTCTAGTTTTCTCGTTACATAATGTCTCACATGCAAAATAATCTACCATCGGCTTACTTGACGTGAAGTTTTCATTCTGCATGGTCTTGCACTGTGATGCATAACCCATGGGCACTCTCGTGTGTGAACCTAATATTATGCTTGGGAATTAGATCAACAACGGTTCAGAATTTGACTAGGAATCCATTGCCGTTGGTGCTCTGTATTTGCGCACGGTAATATATGTTCCCAAGTGCAAAACTTATTCGTTGACTTAAGTTGGATCGCTTTCATATGCTTTTAGAGCAATACATAAGGGGGAGGAGGTAGGTGTTGCTGATCTTTTGCCGCAGACTGCATCTGTTGGCAAACCAGGGCTAGAAGAGAGCGTCACTGTCTGCTGTCGACTTCAGCACGTTCCTACCAGGCATTTTTTGACGGCATAATATAGTCACCAGGTAACGGTCATCATCGCAACCATATTGAAACCGAAGTCATGCTGGCAGGTATCTCTTGGGTCTCCTGTTAGACATCTCCGCGTCTTCGAGTATCGCTCATCCATCCAGTAGCAATACCAcagtggggagagagagagagagaatgtgtgttTCCATCGACCAAGGTGGAAATAACGCAGAGACACCCCACTAGGCCTAACTTTTTCATCCCCCATTTCAAGATATTAAGATAAATGTACCCCAAAATTAAATTTCTTATGATTGCGTCGGTtttaattcattaaaaaatttaatatttatttttatacatgtaTAAGTGTTTTTCGCGACTAATGTTTTTAAACAGGTGCCTCTACAGCTAATTTTTCTGGCGCCACTGTTCAAAACCACAAACAATCTAATTTcagagattttcttttctcacaaCTGAACATGTCGTTAATGACAAGAGCTATTTGTCTTTCATATACAGTTTAGCTGGTAATTGCATTTTTAGAAATTGATAGAAActtgttggcttttcttttagATACTTGTtcctatttttctattttctagaGAATTTAGACACACCAATACAATCTTCTCGGGgaatcatattttctaagtcTTTTTAAGGACGGTTCGTTTCGGAAACTACTCGTGACAACA
Coding sequences:
- the LOC116258191 gene encoding DNA repair protein RAD5A isoform X5; the encoded protein is MFRKYQQTPLKENRQSPDESIVQPLPTLFRLLGLSPFKKAEFTPEDLYSRKRSIGTKDNSGIHLPLEKCRKLSSNPIKMENVQEDSISETDMDKIVGTSDSSYLEEMDPPDTLQCELRPYQKQALHWMCQLEKGRDLEEAATTLHPCWEAYHLGEKSEFTIYLNAFSGDATVEFPSALQISRGGILADAMGLGKTIMTIALLLSDPPGDRLGIHPGGQACESRELNKDVDLPPNHSNTITKIPGFNKLIKATRLLQINGGNLIVCPMTLLGQWKVVREECEGCQTLDQVPTLPFCCLLRLGGRCSPSIFEIETHAQTGSLSLFVHYGQTRPKDAKFLAQYDVVLTTYGVLSSEFFAENTEDNGGLYSVSWFRVVLDEAHTIKSSKSQVSMAAAALAAERRWCLTGTPIQNNLEDIYSLLRFLRVEPWRSWGWWNRLIQKPFEEGDERGLKLVQSILRPIMLRRTKCSTDKEGRPILVLPPADVQVIYCELTEAERDFYEALFKRSKVKFDQFVQQGRVLHNYASILELLLRLRQCCDHPFLVMSRGDTQDFTDLNKLARRFMKGSQDDLDGESSSAPPKAFVQEVIEELRKGEQGECPICLEAFEDAVLTPCAHRLCRECLLASWRSAMSGLCPVCRKNINRQGLITAPTESRFRVDVERNWIESSKVSILLNELERLHSLGSKSIVFSQWTAFLDLLQIAFSRRNLPFIRLDGTLNQQQREKVIKKFSEENDALVLLMSLKAGGVGVNLTAASNAFLLDPWWNPAVEEQAVMRIHRIGQTKNVTIRKFIVKGTVEERMEAVQARKQRMISGALTDQEVRNARIEELKMLFT